In a genomic window of Thermodesulfatator atlanticus DSM 21156:
- a CDS encoding response regulator produces MAKKILLIEDDDTLRENLADFLILKGQYQVEKAEDGLKGLEKLKKEEFDLVITDITMPYVSGIGIITVIKREKPDIPVVAITGYGEEVANLAQEREADAVLSKPLDHQKMLDLLESLLSKGGEDGT; encoded by the coding sequence ATGGCCAAGAAAATTTTACTCATCGAAGATGACGATACCCTCCGTGAAAATTTAGCAGATTTTTTAATACTGAAAGGCCAATACCAGGTCGAAAAAGCAGAAGACGGCTTAAAAGGCCTTGAAAAACTGAAAAAAGAAGAATTCGACCTGGTTATCACCGACATTACCATGCCTTACGTGAGCGGTATCGGAATAATTACGGTAATAAAGCGCGAAAAACCCGATATCCCTGTAGTGGCCATTACCGGTTACGGAGAAGAAGTAGCAAATCTCGCCCAAGAAAGAGAAGCAGATGCGGTGCTTTCAAAGCCCCTTGACCACCAAAAAATGTTAGATCTTCTGGAAAGCCTGCTTTCCAAGGGAGGAGAAGATGGCACTTAA
- a CDS encoding 5-formyltetrahydrofolate cyclo-ligase, with translation MSKIFLAILEPSCYLLIALAKYLRECKLVQDISNYKKTLRKKILAKRNALSKQRRKEFSEKIKNYLLKSPYYLKSQKILFYASFGSEVETFEMIKEALAQGKEVYLPKTYVSQKKLRLFRVNSLKELKKGAYGILEPEEEKQEISPEELDLIILPGVAFDKKGGRLGYGGGFYDRLLEQAPQAIKVALGFGCQLCDELPLEAHDVPADVIITEEGLHEIF, from the coding sequence ATGAGTAAAATTTTCTTGGCCATTTTGGAACCTTCCTGTTATTTACTTATTGCTTTAGCAAAATATTTAAGGGAGTGCAAATTGGTTCAAGATATTTCAAATTATAAAAAAACACTGCGCAAAAAAATATTGGCCAAAAGAAACGCGCTTTCCAAGCAAAGAAGAAAGGAATTTTCCGAAAAAATCAAAAATTATCTTTTAAAAAGTCCCTATTACTTGAAATCACAAAAAATTCTGTTTTATGCCTCCTTTGGAAGCGAAGTAGAAACCTTTGAAATGATAAAAGAAGCTTTGGCCCAGGGAAAGGAAGTCTACCTTCCTAAAACTTACGTTTCTCAGAAAAAATTGCGCCTTTTTCGCGTAAATAGTTTGAAAGAACTGAAAAAAGGCGCTTATGGCATTCTTGAACCCGAAGAAGAAAAGCAAGAAATCTCACCCGAAGAGCTCGATTTAATCATTTTACCTGGAGTTGCCTTTGACAAAAAAGGGGGAAGGCTGGGATACGGCGGAGGTTTTTACGACAGGCTCTTAGAGCAAGCCCCTCAGGCTATCAAGGTTGCCCTTGGCTTTGGTTGCCAGTTATGTGATGAGCTTCCCCTTGAAGCACATGATGTCCCTGCTGATGTCATTATTACCGAAGAAGGATTACACGAAATCTTTTAG
- a CDS encoding potassium channel family protein, translated as MRKLAFSLFLLTLVIVIGTIGYIVIEGWGLFDAFYMTIITLSTVGYMEVHPLSFEGRIFTSLLIFAGVGTAFYVFTMLTETIVSGQLQDFLGRKRLEAKLETLHDHYIICGYGRIGRHICRMIAKEVPFVVVEKDHETVEEIEKEGFLFLEGDATQEEVLKKAGINRAKGLVSVLRSDADNVYITLTARSLNPKLFIIARADEEHVEKKLKRAGSDKVVSPYLIGARRMALTILRPAVTDFLELVTPEEHLELQLEEVRISEKSDLVAKNLLNSQIKQISGVIVLAIKKATGEMIFNPPPEYVFEAGDVVVALGDRKGLARLEELASGQKRLKDFV; from the coding sequence ATGAGAAAACTTGCGTTTTCTTTGTTTTTATTAACTCTGGTTATAGTTATTGGAACAATTGGTTATATCGTAATAGAGGGGTGGGGCCTTTTTGATGCTTTTTACATGACCATCATTACCCTTTCTACCGTTGGTTATATGGAGGTCCACCCCCTTTCTTTTGAAGGGCGCATTTTCACCTCTTTGCTAATCTTTGCCGGCGTGGGTACTGCTTTTTACGTGTTTACCATGCTTACGGAAACCATTGTCTCCGGCCAGTTGCAAGATTTTCTGGGCCGCAAACGGCTAGAAGCCAAGCTTGAGACTCTCCACGATCACTACATTATTTGTGGTTACGGCCGCATCGGAAGGCATATTTGCCGCATGATTGCCAAAGAAGTTCCGTTTGTAGTAGTTGAAAAGGATCACGAAACCGTAGAAGAGATTGAAAAAGAGGGATTCCTGTTTCTTGAAGGAGACGCCACCCAAGAAGAAGTCTTAAAGAAAGCGGGTATCAATAGGGCCAAAGGTCTGGTTTCGGTTTTGCGCTCTGATGCTGATAACGTCTATATCACTCTTACTGCCCGAAGCTTGAATCCCAAACTATTCATTATTGCCCGTGCAGATGAAGAACACGTTGAGAAAAAACTAAAAAGGGCAGGGTCCGACAAAGTTGTCTCGCCTTATCTCATAGGAGCAAGGCGCATGGCGCTTACCATCTTGCGCCCTGCAGTCACAGACTTTTTAGAACTGGTCACCCCTGAGGAACACCTTGAGCTTCAGTTGGAAGAAGTCCGAATCTCTGAGAAATCTGACTTAGTAGCCAAAAATTTATTAAATAGCCAAATAAAACAAATCTCAGGGGTAATTGTTCTTGCTATTAAAAAAGCCACCGGAGAAATGATTTTTAATCCTCCACCAGAATATGTTTTTGAGGCTGGAGACGTCGTGGTGGCCTTAGGAGATAGAAAAGGCCTTGCACGCTTAGAAGAGCTTGCCTCAGGCCAAAAACGGCTAAAAGATTTCGTGTAA
- a CDS encoding Lrp/AsnC family transcriptional regulator codes for MALKAYILINTQIGKTSEVAETLRHMPEVKRLDIIMGPYDIIAEVETEDHDALSEMVIRKLQSIDYIQHTMTCPVIKMDSGTN; via the coding sequence ATGGCACTTAAAGCATACATCCTTATCAATACCCAGATAGGCAAAACCTCTGAAGTGGCTGAAACCCTGCGGCATATGCCTGAAGTTAAAAGACTTGACATCATCATGGGCCCATACGACATCATCGCCGAAGTAGAAACTGAAGACCACGATGCCTTGTCAGAAATGGTAATTCGTAAACTTCAAAGCATTGACTATATTCAGCACACCATGACCTGTCCGGTTATCAAAATGGATAGCGGAACTAATTGA
- a CDS encoding phosphoglucose isomerase yields MGSQDSRKMLRPSKLTEEEKKDILARILAKDPSVFPLPEEAQEKIKERLGWVDAPQRMRPHLPAIKEFASKAKEKFQKVILCGMGGSSLFPLALSKIFGPEPGWPAFHVIDTTDPEEIEKVEKECDLAKTLFIIASKSGTTIETTAHFRYFWEKVKALKENPGENFAAITDEGTPLHLEAQEKNFCGVFLNPKDIGGRYAALTFVGLLPAALMGLQVEKFLESAEEMQQSCSPDIPWEYNPAAWLSEYLAERFFLGQDKLTILADPLLRPFSLWIEQLVAESLGKEFTGIIPVVGETPGSPTVYGPDRIFVYLGLRGRQDLYRRLFSDLKEAGFPLKLYWLPDRYDLGAECFRWELAVALCGVWLGLNPFDEPDVIRAKNKTKEVLETFKQTGNFPVEFYVDDDLEVGFLYAGGLKVQYPRLRAVLKKFLYETPPWGYFAFLPFLPYDTEIEEIFTDLRTLLRGRRQCSTIMGFGPRYLHSIGQLFKGGPRSGRFVIFTRKGRKEDQLIPEFGFTFWDLQFAQAYGDFQALAEDERPVIHIHLTENYKLELKKFYNLMEEVTRLTDEEN; encoded by the coding sequence ATGGGTTCTCAAGATTCCAGAAAAATGTTGCGTCCTTCAAAGCTCACGGAAGAAGAAAAAAAAGACATCCTGGCACGCATTCTTGCCAAAGATCCCTCGGTGTTCCCTTTACCCGAAGAAGCACAAGAAAAAATCAAAGAAAGACTTGGCTGGGTTGATGCCCCACAAAGAATGCGCCCTCATTTGCCAGCAATAAAAGAATTTGCTTCAAAGGCCAAGGAAAAATTCCAAAAAGTAATCCTCTGTGGCATGGGGGGCTCAAGCCTTTTTCCTTTAGCGCTGAGCAAAATATTTGGACCAGAGCCTGGTTGGCCAGCTTTTCACGTTATTGACACCACTGACCCCGAAGAAATAGAAAAAGTTGAAAAAGAATGTGATTTAGCCAAAACCCTTTTCATTATTGCCAGCAAGTCAGGCACTACCATCGAAACCACCGCTCATTTTCGCTATTTTTGGGAAAAAGTTAAAGCTCTTAAAGAAAACCCCGGAGAAAATTTTGCCGCCATAACCGACGAAGGCACCCCTCTTCATTTAGAGGCCCAAGAGAAAAACTTTTGCGGTGTTTTTCTGAACCCTAAAGACATAGGCGGCCGTTATGCCGCACTTACCTTTGTTGGGCTTTTACCTGCAGCGCTTATGGGGCTTCAAGTTGAAAAATTCCTTGAAAGTGCTGAAGAAATGCAACAAAGCTGCTCTCCTGACATCCCCTGGGAATATAACCCAGCAGCCTGGCTTTCTGAGTACCTGGCAGAGCGCTTTTTCTTAGGACAAGATAAACTCACTATCCTTGCAGACCCTCTGCTCAGGCCCTTTTCTCTCTGGATAGAACAACTGGTTGCCGAAAGCCTTGGCAAAGAATTCACTGGAATTATTCCTGTGGTAGGTGAAACCCCTGGTTCTCCGACTGTTTATGGTCCGGATCGCATTTTTGTTTATTTGGGTTTAAGGGGGCGTCAGGATCTATATCGTCGGCTTTTTTCCGACTTAAAAGAAGCAGGATTTCCGCTTAAGCTTTACTGGCTTCCTGATCGCTATGATCTTGGCGCTGAGTGTTTTCGCTGGGAACTTGCTGTGGCCCTTTGCGGAGTCTGGCTTGGCTTAAACCCCTTTGATGAACCAGATGTCATCAGGGCCAAAAATAAAACCAAAGAAGTCCTTGAAACCTTTAAACAAACAGGGAATTTCCCCGTAGAATTCTATGTGGACGATGACCTTGAGGTTGGTTTTCTTTACGCTGGCGGTCTTAAGGTTCAATATCCCCGTTTAAGGGCAGTGCTCAAAAAGTTTCTTTATGAGACCCCACCCTGGGGGTATTTCGCCTTTTTACCCTTTTTGCCCTACGATACTGAAATAGAAGAAATCTTTACCGACCTGCGGACTTTGTTACGTGGAAGGCGCCAGTGCTCAACCATTATGGGCTTTGGCCCCAGGTATTTGCATTCTATTGGTCAACTCTTTAAAGGCGGCCCACGGTCAGGGCGCTTTGTTATTTTTACCCGTAAAGGCCGCAAGGAAGATCAGCTTATCCCTGAGTTCGGCTTCACCTTCTGGGATCTTCAGTTTGCCCAGGCCTATGGCGATTTCCAAGCCCTGGCTGAAGATGAACGGCCTGTTATTCACATACATCTTACCGAAAACTATAAACTGGAACTGAAAAAGTTTTATAATCTCATGGAAGAAGTCACAAGGCTTACTGACGAGGAAAACTAA
- a CDS encoding ATP-grasp domain-containing protein, with amino-acid sequence MRPPWVILSNRTFRKLYHELKAGDFILGRLSVKFGEEFLFTDLQARGIKAYPSFLSQYLARSKCFQTLVYSNEMLPGTRLIRDRHDLIRAVNEYGASGVKKVVLKQDRYNCGLGVHIFENIENVFNFATFGNLSFPFVLQPFMPNIADVRVIILGDYLEAYMRKNPYNFRNNLFFGGEARPYQLSEEEYSFCQRVMERGKFPFAHIDLMITQEGRFYLSEINLRGGLKGACIKGKTYEQKVNALHEKALKAFLEENPGAKIFD; translated from the coding sequence ATGCGCCCGCCATGGGTTATTCTCTCAAATAGAACTTTTCGAAAGCTTTATCATGAGCTTAAAGCAGGAGATTTCATCTTAGGAAGGCTCTCCGTTAAATTTGGCGAAGAATTTCTCTTTACAGACCTTCAGGCAAGAGGCATTAAAGCCTATCCTTCTTTTCTTTCCCAGTACCTTGCCAGGTCCAAATGTTTTCAGACGCTGGTTTACTCTAATGAAATGCTTCCTGGTACGCGTCTCATAAGAGACCGGCACGATTTAATCAGGGCTGTTAACGAATATGGCGCTTCAGGGGTTAAAAAAGTTGTTCTTAAACAAGATCGTTATAATTGCGGGCTGGGGGTTCATATTTTTGAAAATATCGAAAATGTTTTTAATTTTGCTACTTTCGGAAACTTGAGCTTTCCCTTTGTGCTCCAGCCTTTTATGCCAAATATTGCCGATGTGAGAGTTATCATCTTAGGAGATTATCTCGAGGCTTACATGCGCAAAAACCCTTATAATTTTCGCAACAATCTTTTCTTTGGTGGTGAAGCAAGACCGTATCAACTCTCTGAAGAAGAATATTCCTTTTGTCAAAGGGTCATGGAGAGAGGAAAGTTCCCTTTTGCCCACATAGACCTCATGATTACCCAAGAAGGAAGGTTTTATCTCTCAGAGATAAACCTTCGGGGAGGTCTAAAAGGCGCGTGCATTAAAGGCAAGACTTACGAACAAAAAGTAAATGCCCTTCACGAAAAAGCCCTAAAAGCCTTTCTTGAAGAAAATCCCGGGGCGAA